A stretch of Miscanthus floridulus cultivar M001 chromosome 13, ASM1932011v1, whole genome shotgun sequence DNA encodes these proteins:
- the LOC136500259 gene encoding uncharacterized protein — MKESNCHDIKMAMYYKEVCQLEDKFDSLELNHIPRCLNEAANALVKAASSQEPVPTGVFTSDRHKPSVHYEGLEQGSDGPSNPSPGADQPSATSRPKVMELEEDLATEPDPLVDWRTLYLNYLLRDTLSMDRTEARWLTHRSKSFVLVKGKLYKRSHTEILQRCIRFEQGKCLLSIIHDGVCGHHAAPKTLVRNTF, encoded by the coding sequence atgaaggagtcaaactgccacgACATCAAGATGGCCATGTACTACAAAGAAGTCTGCCAGTTGGAGGATAAGTTTGAcagccttgaactcaatcacatcccgaggtgcCTCAATGAGGCAGCCAACGCGCTTgtaaaagcagcatccagccaagagccggtgccaacAGGTGTCTTCACCAGCGACCGGCACAAGCCCTCCGTTCACTACGAGGGGTTAGAACAAGGCAGTGATGGTCCATCCAATCCCAGcccaggggctgaccaaccgtcGGCTACATCTAgacccaaagtcatggagctcgaagaggacctAGCGAcggagcccgaccctctggtcgactggaggacgctctacctcaactacctcctccgtgacacacTATCGATGGACAGGAcagaggctcgatggctcacacatcgctccaagtcctttgttcttgtgaagggcaaactctacaagcgaagccacaccgagatcctgCAGCGTTGCATCCGCTTCGAACAGGGGAAGTGTTTGCTGAGCATTATCCAcgatggggtctgcggtcaccatgccgcgcccaaaaccctggtcagaaacacgttctga